From the genome of Streptomyces sp. V2I9:
GACGGCCAGCGCGGCCCCGTGGGAACCGGGCGGACCCGACTCCCGGCAGGCCCGTTCGAAGGAGTGGCGCACCGAGGCGAATCCGGGCGCGGTGGTTCCGTGGACGCCGGTCGTCGCCGCCCGTGGCCGTGGCCTCGGCAGAACCTGCCGTACCAGAGAGGTCGTCATGTCAGGAACTCCATAAGAGGTGGAGAGTCGGGAACTGCGGTGCGGGGGCGGTCCGGGCTCGGTTCACGCCTCGGGCGCGCCCGCCGGGTAGGGCAGGAACTCCAGGTCGGTCAGGTCCTGGTCGGTCAGGCGGACGCGGTCGCCGCCGAGGTTCTCCGCGAGGTGGTAGGACGCCCGCGTGCCGGGCAGCGGCACCACGTGGTCGCCCAGGCGCAGCAGCCACGCCAGGGCGACCTGCGCGGGGGTCGCCCCGTGCCGGGCGGCCACCTGGGCGACCGCCTGCGTGAGCGCGGCGTTGTGGCGGATGGCGCGGGGGGCGAAACGGGGCTGGGTGCGCCGCCAGTCGTCCGGGGGCAGGTCGTCGTGGCGGGTCAGCGCACCGGCCAGCAGCCCGCGCCCGAGCGGGGCGCCGGCCAGCAGGGCGATCCGGCGCTCCACCGCGTACGGCACGACGTCGTCGAGGCCGCAGCGGGTGAACAGCGACACCTCGGCCGCCATCGCCGCGGCCTCGTGCACGGCCTCGGCGTCGCGCGCCTCCTGCACGGTGACCACGGGCAGCCCCAGCATCCGGATCTTGCCCGCCCAGACCTGCTCGGCCAGCGCGCCCCAGCTCTCCTCCAGCGGCACGCCGGGATCGACGCGGCGCAGCAGATAGAGGTCGATGTGGTCCACGTGCAGCCGGCGCAGGCTCTCGTCGACCGCGTCCCGCAGCGCCTGCGGGCCGCCCGCGGGCCGCAGCCCGCCGTCCGGGTCGCCGAGCAGGCCGCCGCCGGTACAGAGCACCACCTCGTCCCGCCGCCCCCGGATGGCCTCGCCGATCAGCCGCTCGTTGTCCCCGGCCGCGTACGCGCCGGCCGTCTCGACGAGGTTGACCCCGAGGTCCACCGCCTCCTGGACCAGCGATACGGCCTTGGTCCGGTCGCGCTGGCCGGGGGCGTAGCGGTACGAGAGCCCCATGGCGCCCAGTCCGAGCCGTCCGACGACCGGCCCGTCCCTGCCCAGTGTTGTGGTCCGCATTCCGCGGAACTCCCTTCTCCACAGAGGAAAGCGACCACTTCATAGCAACAGCCCGGAGGCCTCGGGGGACAGCGACCCGTCGCTACTTGCCGACCTCCGACGACTTCGGGAAGTCCGGGCGGGCCTGTTGGGGACGGCCCCCCGAGGCGGGCGCACCCGGCACCCGGACGGGCGGGGCGGACGGCGGGCCAGGACGGCGAGGCGGGCCGGGACTGCGGGCCGGGACTGCGGCGCGGGCCGGACCAGCGGGGCGGGCCGGGGCGGCGAGGCGGGCCGGGGCGGCGAGGCGGGCGCGGACGGCGGGCCCGCGCGGCACACGGGCGCGTACGGCGGGCCCGCGCGGCACACGGGCGCGGACGGCGGTGCGGGCGGGCTGTCGGGGCCCGGTACGGCCGTGCGGCAGGCCCCCGGACGGCCGCCGGGCCGGTCCCCGCCGCGAGGGCGGAGCCGGCCACGGACGGGGGCGCGGAGGGCGGCGGTCTCAGCCGAGGTGCTTCCGGAAGAACTCCGTGAGCTTGGCGACGGCGGGCGTGACGGCCGCGTCGCGGTCGTACAGGTCCACGTGGCCGGCGCCCTCGACCAGGAACAGCTCGGCGTTGCCGGGGCTGTCGGCGACCGCCTTCTCGGAGAACCCCCTGGTCACCGCCTCGGTGCCGGCGATCATGAGCAGCGGACGCGGGGCGATCTTCGCAACATCGGCGAAGGAGTCGAACTGGTCGAGCAGGTCGGCGCTGCGGACGACCAGGTCGCCGGTGGAGCGCGGGTGGCGGCCACGGGGCGTCTTGTAGTAGTCGACGAAGTCGGCGGTCGGGGCCGGGGTGTCGGCGTCGGCCTTCTCCGGCAGCACCGCGAAGGTGGCCGCGGGCTCACCGGCCGCCTCGGCACTGCGCAGCTCACCCGAGCGGGCCACCATCTGCTGCCAGCCCTCGGGGTCGCCCTCGCGGAAGAAGCTGGGCACATCGGTGCCGGAGACGCCGGCCACGGCCTTCATGCGGTGGTCGGTCTGGGCGGCGTAGGGCACGTAGGCGCCCGAGCCGCACACGCCCATCACGCCGATGCGGCCGGCGTCGATCTCGGGCCGCGTGGTGAGGTAGGAGACCGCCGCGCGGAAGTCCTCGGCACGCTGGAAGGGGTCCTCCAGGCCGCGGGGCATGCCCTCGGACTCGCCCTGGAACGCCGCGTCGAAGGTCAGGACGGCGAACCCCTCGGCGACCAGCCGCTCGGCGTACACCGCCGGGGACTGCTCCTTGACGCCGGTGGTCTGGTGGCCGACGACGATCGCGGCGAGCGGGCCGTCGACGCCCTCGGGGAGGTAGAGGTGGCCTGCGAGCTGGAGGCCGTTGGTCGGGAAGCGGACGTCGGTCCTCATGGCGTTCTCCTGACGGGATCGTGGGGGTGGCCGGGTGATTCCGCGGCCTGTCTCCACTCTCCGGCCGGGCGGGGTCCGGAAGAAGGTCGGGCGGCTTCCCGGGAAGGATCTCTCCCGGGCGGAACGCGTACCCCACTGCCATGCTGGGCTCATGACCGGTTCCGCACACCTTCGTGAGCTGGGCGAGCTCCTCAAGCACCGCCGCGGGGAGCTCACCCCGGCGCAGGTGGGGCTGCCCGAGCGCGGCCACACCCAGCGCCGCGTCCGGGGGCTGCGCCGCGAGGAGGTGGCCGAGCTGACCGCGATCAGCACCGACTACTACGTGCGCATCGAACAGGGCCGTCTCGCGCCCTCGCAGCCGGTGCTCGACGCGCTGGTGCGGGCCCTGCGGCTCGACGGCGACCAGCGGGCGTACGCGGAGGGGCTGATCGACCAGGCCGCCCGCGCGGGGAGCCGCCGTACCGCGCCGCGGCGACGGGCCCGGCCCACGGTCCACCCGCACCTGGCGCGGCTCCTGGGCCAGCTCGGCGGGACGCCCGCCCTCGTCTTCGGGCCACGCCTCGACATCCTCGCGTGGAACCCGCCGGCGGCGGCGCTGCTGTGCGACTTCGGGGCCGTGCCCGAGGCCGAGCGCAACTACGTCCGCATGGTCTTCCTCGCCCCGGTGATGCGCGAGATCTACCCCGAGTGGGAGGACGTCGCCCGCACCTGCGTGGAAGTGCTGCGGATGGAGGCCGGCACCAACCCGGCCGATCCGGCCCTGACCGCCCTGGTGGGCGAACTGTCCGTGGCCGACCGGAACTTCCGGGTCTGGTGGGCCGAACACCGGGTCGCCCACCAGGACTTCGGCAGCAAGCGCATCGCCCACCCGGATGTCGGCGACCTCACCCTCGACTGGGACGCCTTCCGTTACGCCGGAGCGCCGGAACAGCAACTCGTGCTCTGGTCCGCCGAACCGGGCACCGTGGACGCGGAACGGCTGGCGGAACTGGCCCGCGGGTGCGACGAGGGGCCGGTGACCGCGGTGTCGACGGGTGATCGCGGCGCCGACGGCTGATCCTGGCGCGCGGCGGGGTGATCACGGCGGGGTGATCACGGCGCCTGGGGGCGGCCGTGCTGCGCCGCCGGAGAGGCACGGCGTCGGCGGTGGCGTCAGTCCGCCCTGGTGTAGATCAGACTCTCGCCGGTCCCGGCCGTGGACCGGCGCAGGGTCCCGTCCGGGAGCAGGGTCAGCTCGGTGGGCTTCCCCGGCGTGCAGGAGGTGGCCGGGGAGCCGGAGGACACCGTGGAGGGCCCGATGCGGACCGGGCCGTCCGCCGGCGGGCGCCCGGCGAGCGGGGCGCCGAACTCGCAGTGGTACGTGCCCCCGGAGTCGAGGGTCCCCTCGGCGGTGAGGGCGAGGACCTGGTCGCCGACCTCGCCCTGACGGATGGTCAGTGTCCGTGTGGCCGAACCCTGTTCGCCGGGTATGGAGCCGGACCAGGTCCCGAGGAAGTTCTCCGGGACGGTTCCCCCGTCGCCCTGCTGCCCGCCCCTTTCCGTGGCGGACCCGGACGGTCCGGGGGAGACGGTCCTCCCCGGCGTGCCGCCCTTCATGAACGCGTACACCGATCCGCCCGCTCCCAGCGCCACGACCACGGCCACGGCGATGAGCGCGACGGTGGCCCCGAGGGGGCGGCCCTCCCGGCCGGACGGGGCAGGCGTGGGGGCGAAGCAGGCCGGGGCGAGGGCCTGTTCGGCGGTGCCGCCGTGGGCGGGAGCGCCGCTGTACGGCTGGGGGGCCCGGGCGTACGGGGCGGGATGGGGCCGGGGCGACGCGGACGCCGGGGGTGCGGCGTACGGGCCGGACTCCGGCGGCGCCGGGGCGGCGGGATCTCCGGCCGCCCGCGCCCGGTCCGGGGCCTCCGGGACCACCGGAGTCCCCGGCGTGTCCAGGGCCTTCGGGACCCCCGAAGCTCCCGGCGTGTCCAGGGCCTCCGGGACCCCCGAAGCCTTCGGAGTGTCCAGCCCCTCCGGGAGCTCCGGATCCTCCGCGTCGAGCAAGCTCACCGCGTGGCGGCCGAGTTGGGCGATGAGCTGGGCGGGGAGCCAGGGCTCGTCCGCCTCCGTCCCGCCCAGGCGGGCCAGGATGTCGTCCGTACCGGGCCGGGCCGCCGGGTCCTTCGCCAGGCAGTCCCGTACGACGCCGGCCAGTTCCTCCGGTACGCCGGTCAGGTCCGGGTCCTCCCGCGCTGTCCGGAACATCAGGGCATGGACCCCGCCGCTCTCGGCCGTACCGAACGGCAGCCGCCCCGACGCGGCGTACGCGAGGACGGCCCCGAGGCAGAACACGTCGCAGGCGGTGGTCACCCGCTCGCCGCGCACCTGCTCGGGGGCCATGAAGCCGGGTGAGCCGACGAGGATGCCGGTGCGGGTCAGCTCGCCGTCGGGCACGGACTCCAGGGCGCGGGCGATGCCGAAGTCGATGACCCGCGGGCCGTCGATGGTCATGAGGACGTTCGAGGGCTTCAGGTCCCGGTGGATGAGCCCGGCGCCGTGGATGTGCTGGAGGGCGTGGGCGAGCCCGGCCCCCAGGAACCGTACGGAACGCGACGGCAGCGGCCCGTACGCCCCCGAGACCGTGACCGGGGCACCGGGGCGGCCCGAGACGACGCGCTGGAGGGAGGGCCCGGCGACGTACCCCGTGGCGACCCAGGGGACGGGGGCCTCGGTGTCGGAGTCCAGGACGGGCGCGGTCCACGCGCCACCGACGTGGTGCGCGGCGCGGACCTCCTGGCGGAAGCGGGCGCGGAACTCGGGGCGCTCGGCGAGTTCGCGGCGGACCAGCTTGAGGGCGACGGTGCGGCCGCGGTCGGAGCGGGCGAGGAAGACCTGGCTCATGCCGCCCTCGCCGAGACGGCCGAGGAGCCGGTACGCGCCGACGCGGTGCGGGTCGTCGGAGCCGAGCTTGTCCATGGTGCGCGTCCTCCCCTGCGGCCCGCACGAGGACAGCCCCGCCGGGCAGGGGCGGCGGGGCCACGGTCCTTCTCTACGACACGCCTTCCCGCGCTCCGGTTCCGCCGCTCGCGTTCGGGCCCTCCGGAGCGGTGAGGTGGTCCACCGCCTCCGACAGCCGCTCCAGCACCCGCACCGTGTCCGCCGCCTCCTCCGCCCCCAGTTCCGCCACCAGCCGCGCCGCGAACGCCGTGTGGGACGGTTCGATCAGGGCCACCGCCTCGTGTCCCGCCGCCGTCGGCCGGAGCAGCTTCGCCCGGCGGTGGGCCGGGTTCGGGACGTACTCCGCGAGCCCCCGCTCGACGAGCAGGTCCGCTATCCGCTGCACGCTCTGCCGGGTGATCCCCATCGTGCGGGCGATCCCCGCCACCGGCAACGGCTCCGGCAGCACCGCCCCCAGCACTTGCCACCACGCCGCGGTGAGGCCGCCCGGCCGCGCCAGTTCGTCGGCCACCGAGAGGAACTGGCCGTTCAGCCGGAACACCGTGAGCGCCGTCCGGCTCAACAGGTCCTGCTGGAGCCGGACGTCCTGCGCGCCCGCGCCGCCCTCACGCACTCTCCAGCACCTCGTACGCGCTCGCGTCCGAGTCGTGGAACAGCCGGTACCACGCGTCCAGCTTCTCCGGGCCGTACACCCCGAGCAGCGCGAAGACCTCCCGCGCGAGCGCCACCGGTTCCGTCGGCCCGGCCGTGACCAGCCGGCCGCCCGTGTCCGCCCCCTCGTCCGTGACGGCGTCCACGTCCACGTACCGCTCGCCGCCCGCGTACCCCGTCGCCGCGAGGTAGAACGAGACCGCGCTCGTGTGCGTGCGGTCGTCCAGCAGCCCTTCCCGCGCCAGCCCGGCCGTCGCCCCGCAGATCGCCGCGACCGGCGTCCCCGCGTCCAGGAAGGCGCGGGCCGTCCGCGCGAACGGCGCCAGCGTGTCGCCCGTGTCCCAGCCGGCCGCCCCGGTCAGGATCAGCAGCGCGCTGTCCTGCGGCCGGAGTTCGTCCAGCGCCAGGTCGGGCCGGACGCACAGGCCGCCCATGGTCGTCACGGGCTCCCGTGTGAGTCCCACGGTCCGCACGGTGTAGCCGTTCTGCGTGAGATGGGCGGTCGTGTACCCGGTCTCCCAGTCGGCGAAGGTGTCGTAGACGGCGAGGTGCACGGTCCTGTCGCCGGTGCTGCCGCTGCTGACGGTCATGATGACTCCCTCGGCTAGATGACATAAGGCTGTCATGTTGCCAGCATGCTGTCAATTCGACATCCGGCCAGGACCCGACACCCTGCCGAACCATCCGCCCCGGGCCGTACAAGGTGGCCATGGAGGCCGGCCCCGGACCCCGCTTACGCTCGCCGCATGACCCCTCATGCCCCTCATGCCCCGTACGCCGACCCCGCGGCCGGTGCGGCCGTGAAGGCCGCGGACCGCGCGCACGTGTTCCACTCCTGGTCCGCCCAGGGCCTCATCGACCCGCTCGCCGTCGCCGGCGCCGAGGGGTCCTACTTCTGGGACTACGACGGCAACCGCTACCTGGACTTCACCAGCGGACTCGTCTACACCAACATCGGCTACCAGCACCCCACCGTGATCGCCGCGATCCAGGAGCAGGCGGGCAAGCTCGCCACCTTCGCGCCCGCGTTCGCGGTCGAGGCGCGCTCCGAGGCCGCGCGCCTCATCGCCGAGCGCACGCCGGGAGACCTGGACAAGATCTTCTTCACCAACGGCGGGGCCGAGGCCGTCGAGAACGCCGTCCGCATGGCCCGGCTGCACACCGGGCGCACCAAGGTGCTCTCCGCCTACCGCTCGTACCACGGGGCCACCTCCACCGCGATCAACCTCACCGGCGACCCGCGCCGCTGGCCCTCCGACAACGGCTCGGCCGGTGTCGTCCGCTTCTGGGCCCCGTTCCTCTACCGCTCCCCGTTCCACGCGCGGACCGAGGCCGAGGAGTGCGCCCGCGCGCTCCAGCACCTGGAGGACACCCTCGCGTTCGAGGGTCCGTCCACCATCGCCGCGATCATCCTGGAGACCATTCCGGGCACCGCCGGCATCATGACCCCGCCGCCCGGCTACCTCGCGGGCGTCCGTGAGATCTGCGACCGGTACGGGATCGTCTTCGTGCTCGACGAGGTGATGGCCGGATTCGGCCGCACCGGCGCCTGGTTCGCCGCCGACCACTTCGACGTCGTGCCGGACCTGCTGACCTTCGCCAAGGGCGTCAACTCCGGTTACGTGCCGCTCGGCGGCGTCGCCATCAGCGCCGAGATCGCGGCGACCTTCGAGACCCGCCCCTACCCCGGCGGCCTCACCTACTCCGGCCACCCGCTGGCCTGCGCCGCCGCCGTCGCCACCATCGGCGTGATGGAGGACGAGAAGGTCGTCGAGCACGCGGCCCGCATCGGCGAGACCGTCCTCGGCCCCGGCCTCCGCGAACTGGCCGAACGCCACCCCTCGGTGGGCGAGGTGCGCGGCCTCGGCGCTTTCTGGGCGCTGGACCTGGTCCGTGACCGGGAGACCCGCGAACCGCTCGTCCCGTACAACGCCGCGGGCGAGGCGAACGCCCCGATGGCGGCGTTCGGCGCGGCGGCGAAGAAGGAGGGGCTGTGGCCGTTCATCAACATGAACCGGACCCACGCCGTCCCCGCCTGCAACGTCTCCGAGGCCGAGGCCGAGGAAGGGCTCGCGGCCCTGGACGCCGCCCTCTCCGTCGCGGACACGTACACGGTGGAGGGCGGAAAGGGCGCGTAGGACGCGGGAGGGAGGCGCGCGGGCGCGGGGCGGGGTCCGGAACGGGCTGGAGGCCACCCCTCCGCCGGGAACGGCCCGCCCCGCTTCCCGGAGGCCCGCCCCGGCTGTCCGGCCCGCCGGTCCGTGCTGCCGCCGGGCCCCGGTCCGTACCGCCGCCAGGCCCTCCGGTCCGTACGGCCGACCGGCCCGCCGGGCGCGTTCCGGCCCGCACTCCGGGTAACCGCCCCTGTACGCAGCCGCACAGCCCCCGCCCTGCCCGGAATCGGGCACGCCGGGGGTCTGGCTTAAGGTGACCCGAGCCGTAAGTGCCCCCCGCCGGAAACGGCCGGTGAACGGGGCGGACAGGGGCGGACAGGGGCGTACGGATGGGGGCCGGAATGAGGCCGGGCGGAGGCGTGACGCGCAACACCCTGCGCCGGCAGATCGCCGACGCCCTGCGTGACGAAGTGGTCGCGGGGCGGCTTCCGCCGGGCCGCGAGTTCACCGTGAAGCAGATCGCCGAGCAGTACGGGGTCTCCGCGACCCCCGTCCGTGAGGCCCTCTTCGACCTCTCCGCGCAGGGGCTCCTCGTCTCCGATCAGCACCGCGGCTTCCAGGTCCGCGAGTTCACCGTGGCCGACTACCGCGCGATGGCCGAGGCCCGCGCCCTCGTCGTCGACGGCCTCTTCCGCGACCCCGCCGGGCAGGTGGCCATCCGGACCGAGGCGCTCGCCCCGATCCGTCGCCGGGCCGCGGAGGCGGTCCGCGCGGCGAAGGGGGGTGATCTCGACGTACTGATCGGGTACGACCTGAGGTTCTGGCGGGAGCTGGGACAGTTCGTCCGCAACCCGCACATCGCCGACTTCCTCACCCGACTCCGCGTTCAGGCATGGGTGTTCGCCGTACACCGGCTGCGCCGTGACGGCATGGACGAGGACGTGCTGTGGTTCGGCCACGAGGAACTGGTCGACGCCATCGGCCGGGGCGACCGCGACCAGGTCCGGGCCTCGATGCACGCGTATTACGGCCACGCGCTGGCCTGGGCGGAACGCCTGGAGGCACAGGAGGCCCGCGAAACCGGGCCGGAGCCGCCGGAACCGCCGGGGCGCGGTGCGTGAGGTCGCGGACGCCGGGGCACTGCGCGGGAGGTCGCGGACGCCGGGGCACTGTGCGTGAGGTTCGCCCCGCATTACGCTGTTCCGACGATCGCCGAACCCGTTGGAGAGCGAGACTTCGTGGCCTGTGACCTGTGGCTGGTCCCCCTCGTCGACGTGCTGTGCCACAGCGCCGACAATCCGTTCGCCGAAGAGATCGCCGTCTACGACAAGGCGTTGAACGACGCCGGGCTGCCGCCCGTCCCCGTCTACGCCTACATGCCGGGCCTGAACGGGGAGGTCGCCCCCGTGGCCGGCTTCGACTACGACGCCCTGCACTTCCTGCGCCGCGCCTACCTGCTCCAGCTGAGCGGCCTCGCGGTCACCCCCGCCGACGGCCTGGACGGGGAGTACGAGCGGCTGCTGGAGATGTTCGAGCAGGGCGCGCAGCAGTCGCACCTGGTCTGGCACTACGACCACGCCGGGGCGTACGTCCCGGTGGACTTCCCGGCCCCGCTCTCCGACGACGCGCTCCTGGCGGGAGGCGGACCGCTGGGCTCCGCGCACGGGCTGCTGCGGGAGCTGGAGTTCGTCGCCCCGGCCATCGGCATCGACCCGGCGAACCCACCGGCCGCCCCGCAGCCCCCCGCCGGACCCACCTCCCTGGAGGAACCGGCGGCCCCGATCCCCTACGACGACAGCCCGTTCGCCCGCGAACGCCATGTCTGGCTCGGCCTCCACGCGGCGGCGACCCGCAGCCTGGCCCAGGGCTCGATGATCATCTTCAGCTAGGCGGTGTCCGGCGGCGGTTCGGCGCGGAGGCGGGCAGGACCCGCCGGTCCGGCCGGGCCCGCCGGGAACCGGACCGGCTCCGGCACCGCCCTCACCGCGGCGACTCCGGCGGCCGCTGCCGCGGCATGTTGGGCCGCGCCGCCACCGACGGCATCGAGAACCGCCCCGGCGCCGCCGGCTCCCCGCGCCCGCCCGCGCTCCCCGAGGCCAGGGCCTGCATGCCCATCGGCGCGGGCCCGGCCCGGAACTCCACCATCCAGTCCGCCGTCTCCGACCGCACCAGGTCGGTCACGTCCTCGGAGAACCTCCGCAGCACCCCCAGGCACCGCTCGGTCGCCTCGCTGGCCGTGCCCTCGGTCGGCCCGAGCACCTCCCGTACGCACTCCGACGCCCAGTCGAACTGGAGCACCTGGAGCCGCCGCTGCACCGCCTGGGCCGTGGCGAGGTTCCTTATCCACCCGGAGGTGAGACCGAAGTACCGGTCGCAGGCCATGCAGGCGGCCCCCAGCAGCAGCGACAGATAGCCCCAGCCCGCCGAACCGCTCAGCGCCCCGGTCAGGTCGAGCAACGGCAGGGCGGCCCCGGCGAAGGCCCCGGCGGCCGTTCCCATCCGCAGGCTCCTGGCGGCCCGCCGCTTCCAGATCCGGTCGTGCAGATACCAGTCGGCGGTGTCCAGCGCACCGGCTTCGACCCAGCGGTAGAGCTCGTCGAGCCGCTCGGCCGGCTCGCCCCAGTCACCGAGGGGGAACGGGCGCCCGGTCAGATCCCGCCCCCCGGCGCCGCCCTCGGTACGGCCTTCGGCGCGCCTCCCGGCCGGGGAGCCGGAAGCGGCCACGGAATGCGCAACTCCGTTTTCACCGGATCCCGCGTCGGACTCCTTGCGGGGCGGCCCCTCGGGCTGCATATCCGGCTGACTCACCGGGGCACTCCTCTGCACTCTGACGGACGGGACGGGCGCGTGGGGCTTCCGGAACGGGCCCGGACCCGGCCGGGCCCGAAGGGGGGCGGGGCGGTCCGCGCGACCGAGAACCTCTGAAACCTCTGAAGCTGTGAGGGGTAACTCTGCGTCACCGAACGGCTGCGCGCGCGTGTCGATGTGTATGCCCTTCCTACCGCCGAATGGTGGGCCGTGGGGTCGAAATCGCGGGATTCCCGCCTGCGCGGGGCCGCTGGTCAGGTATAGGAGCACTCACGCCGGTCCGCGAATCTCACCCGAAAGAGTTGGTCCCCGACGGGTGGAGCGCGGTGCCCCGTGAGCACGTAGGCTCGGCTTACCGAAACATTTGTCGTCGAAATGCCAGGAGTGACCGTGATTCCCGGTGGTGGCCAGCCCAACATGCAGCAGCTGCTCCAGCAGGCCCAGAAGATGCAGCAGGATCTCGCCGCGGCCCAGGAGGAACTGGCCAGGACCGAGGTCGACGGACAGGCGGGCGGTGGTCTCGTGAGGGCCACCGTGAACGGTTCCGGCGAGCTCCGCTCCCTGGTGATCGACCCGAAGGCGGTGGACCCGGAGGACACCGAGACGCTCGCCGACCTCGTCGTCGCGGCCGTCCAGGCGGCCAACGAGAACGCGCAGGCGCTCCAGCAGGAGAAGCTCGGCCCGCTGACGCAGGGGCTGGGCGGCGGAGGCGGCATTCCGGGTCTGCCGTTCTGACCCGACCGGATACGGGCGGGCCCTCCGGGGCCTACTGGTACCGATCCGTACCCACTACGGTACGGAGCAGGAAGCGAAGAGAGGCGTTCCGTTGTACGAAGGCGTGGTTCAGGAGCTCATCGACGAACTGGGCAGGCTGCCCGGCGTCGGCCCCAAGAGCGCGCAGCGGATCGCCTTCCACATCCTTCAGGCCGAGCCCACGGACGTACGCCGGCTCGCGCACGCCCTGCTGGAGGTCAAGGACAAGGTCCGGTTCTGCGCCGTGTGCGGCAATGTCGCGCAGCAGGAGCAGTGCGGGATCTGCCGCGACGCGCGCCGCGACCTGAGCGTCATCTGCGTGGTCGAGGAGCCCAAGGACGTCGTGGCGATCGAGCGGACGCGCGAGTTCCGGGGCCGCTATCACGTCCTGGGCGGGGCGATCAGCCCCATCGAGGGCGTCGGCCCGGACGACCTGCGCATCCGCGAGCTGCTGGCGCGGCTCGCGGACGGCTCCATCACGGAGCTGATCCTTGCGACCGACCCCAATCTGGAGGGCGAGGCCACCGCGACGTACCTGGCGCGGATGGTCAAGCCGATGGGCCTGAAGGTGACCCGGCTGGCCAGCGGCCTGCCGGTCGGCGGCGACCTGGAGTACGCCGACGAGGTCACCCTGGGCCGCGCCTTCGAGGGGAGGCGGCTGCTGGATGTCTGACACCCCCGCAGCGCCTCCCCGGCCCTCGCCCGTACAGCTGTCCGCCGCACGACCCGGTCCGCCGTCCGCCGCGTGGTCCTTTTCGCCGCTCGGTTCGCCGTCCGCTTCATCGTTCACTTCACCGTCTGTGACCGCGCCCACGGGAGGTCCCCTCGATGTCTGACGCCACGCTGAACTCCGTCACGCAGGACCCGGGCGACTTCGCCGTCCAGATCGCGGACCAGATCAAGACGTTCATCGTCGCGGTCACGGAGGTGTCCAAGGTCGAGGAGCCGGAGGAGGCCGTTCCGGTCCTGCTGCTCCAGGTCTCGCAGCTCCTGCTCGCGGGCGGCCGTCTCGGCGCGTACGAGGACGTCCTGCCCGACGAGCGCTACGAACCGGACCTCGGGGCGGAGCCCGACGCGGACGGCCTGCGCGAGCGGTTCGCGGCGCTGCTGGAGCCGATCGACGTCTACTCCGAGGTCTTCGACCCGTACGAGCCCCGCAAGGCCCCGGTCCCGCACCGGATCTCCGACGATCTGGCGGACCTGGTCACGGACCTCGGCCACGGCCTGGCGCACTACGAGGCCGGCCGCACCGCCGAGGCGCTGTGGTGGTGGCAGTTCTCGTACTTCTCCAACTGGGGCTCCACCGCGTCCGCCGCCCTCCGCGCCCTCCAGTCCCTGGTCGCCCACATCCGCCTGGGCCAGCCCCTGGCGGAACTGGACGGTCTGGACACCGACCAGGATCCGGGCGAGGACGACCTCGCGGAAGAGGCGGGGCGCGTGATGCTCCAGGAGATCGCGGCCCCGCTGGGGCTGCGGCCGGTGAAGTAGGCGTCCATCGCGTACGGGAACCGGACGGTCGGTGCGGCCTGAGAGGGCCGCTCTTGACCTCAAGCGCGCTTGAGGAGCGAGTCTCCTGGTGAACGACGGCCGACGCAACGGGCCGCGACCCACCAGGAGGTTACGCATGAGCGCCACGCCCCCCGCCACTCCGTCCCCCGCAACACCCCCCGTACCAGCCGGGCCGCCCCTCGCGTCCGCCCCGGCCCCGGCTCCGGCCCCCACCGTCATCGGCGTACCGGCCCCGCAGGAGGATGTCGACGCCATCGTCGCGTTCGTCGCGCGGGTGGAGCACGCCCAGCAGAACGCGCTGCCCGATGACTTCCTCGACGGCTTCCGCGAGGACGCCATCTGGACCACGGCCCACGGGAAGAGGCTGGCCGGCCTGCCGGAGATCGGCGCGTTCACCCGCGCGGTACTGCCTCCGCAGGCGGGTTCCCCGGTGACGGCCACGTACACGGTGGACCTGATCCTCTTCATCCGCCCCGACATCGCGGCGGTCAAGATCCGGCAGCGCCCGGTCTCCCGCGACGACGGCCGTTTCCTGGACGAGGTCTTCCACGGCCAGGCGGATCCCTCCGGGCTCATGGCCGACCACCCCGAGGCGCTCCCCGGCACCCCGACCTACGTACTGGCCAAGGACG
Proteins encoded in this window:
- a CDS encoding aldo/keto reductase, whose product is MRTTTLGRDGPVVGRLGLGAMGLSYRYAPGQRDRTKAVSLVQEAVDLGVNLVETAGAYAAGDNERLIGEAIRGRRDEVVLCTGGGLLGDPDGGLRPAGGPQALRDAVDESLRRLHVDHIDLYLLRRVDPGVPLEESWGALAEQVWAGKIRMLGLPVVTVQEARDAEAVHEAAAMAAEVSLFTRCGLDDVVPYAVERRIALLAGAPLGRGLLAGALTRHDDLPPDDWRRTQPRFAPRAIRHNAALTQAVAQVAARHGATPAQVALAWLLRLGDHVVPLPGTRASYHLAENLGGDRVRLTDQDLTDLEFLPYPAGAPEA
- a CDS encoding alpha/beta hydrolase; amino-acid sequence: MRTDVRFPTNGLQLAGHLYLPEGVDGPLAAIVVGHQTTGVKEQSPAVYAERLVAEGFAVLTFDAAFQGESEGMPRGLEDPFQRAEDFRAAVSYLTTRPEIDAGRIGVMGVCGSGAYVPYAAQTDHRMKAVAGVSGTDVPSFFREGDPEGWQQMVARSGELRSAEAAGEPAATFAVLPEKADADTPAPTADFVDYYKTPRGRHPRSTGDLVVRSADLLDQFDSFADVAKIAPRPLLMIAGTEAVTRGFSEKAVADSPGNAELFLVEGAGHVDLYDRDAAVTPAVAKLTEFFRKHLG
- a CDS encoding helix-turn-helix domain-containing protein, encoding MTGSAHLRELGELLKHRRGELTPAQVGLPERGHTQRRVRGLRREEVAELTAISTDYYVRIEQGRLAPSQPVLDALVRALRLDGDQRAYAEGLIDQAARAGSRRTAPRRRARPTVHPHLARLLGQLGGTPALVFGPRLDILAWNPPAAALLCDFGAVPEAERNYVRMVFLAPVMREIYPEWEDVARTCVEVLRMEAGTNPADPALTALVGELSVADRNFRVWWAEHRVAHQDFGSKRIAHPDVGDLTLDWDAFRYAGAPEQQLVLWSAEPGTVDAERLAELARGCDEGPVTAVSTGDRGADG
- a CDS encoding serine/threonine-protein kinase produces the protein MDKLGSDDPHRVGAYRLLGRLGEGGMSQVFLARSDRGRTVALKLVRRELAERPEFRARFRQEVRAAHHVGGAWTAPVLDSDTEAPVPWVATGYVAGPSLQRVVSGRPGAPVTVSGAYGPLPSRSVRFLGAGLAHALQHIHGAGLIHRDLKPSNVLMTIDGPRVIDFGIARALESVPDGELTRTGILVGSPGFMAPEQVRGERVTTACDVFCLGAVLAYAASGRLPFGTAESGGVHALMFRTAREDPDLTGVPEELAGVVRDCLAKDPAARPGTDDILARLGGTEADEPWLPAQLIAQLGRHAVSLLDAEDPELPEGLDTPKASGVPEALDTPGASGVPKALDTPGTPVVPEAPDRARAAGDPAAPAPPESGPYAAPPASASPRPHPAPYARAPQPYSGAPAHGGTAEQALAPACFAPTPAPSGREGRPLGATVALIAVAVVVALGAGGSVYAFMKGGTPGRTVSPGPSGSATERGGQQGDGGTVPENFLGTWSGSIPGEQGSATRTLTIRQGEVGDQVLALTAEGTLDSGGTYHCEFGAPLAGRPPADGPVRIGPSTVSSGSPATSCTPGKPTELTLLPDGTLRRSTAGTGESLIYTRAD
- a CDS encoding MarR family winged helix-turn-helix transcriptional regulator, which codes for MREGGAGAQDVRLQQDLLSRTALTVFRLNGQFLSVADELARPGGLTAAWWQVLGAVLPEPLPVAGIARTMGITRQSVQRIADLLVERGLAEYVPNPAHRRAKLLRPTAAGHEAVALIEPSHTAFAARLVAELGAEEAADTVRVLERLSEAVDHLTAPEGPNASGGTGAREGVS
- a CDS encoding DJ-1/PfpI family protein — its product is MTVSSGSTGDRTVHLAVYDTFADWETGYTTAHLTQNGYTVRTVGLTREPVTTMGGLCVRPDLALDELRPQDSALLILTGAAGWDTGDTLAPFARTARAFLDAGTPVAAICGATAGLAREGLLDDRTHTSAVSFYLAATGYAGGERYVDVDAVTDEGADTGGRLVTAGPTEPVALAREVFALLGVYGPEKLDAWYRLFHDSDASAYEVLESA